A window of the Lolium perenne isolate Kyuss_39 chromosome 7, Kyuss_2.0, whole genome shotgun sequence genome harbors these coding sequences:
- the LOC127311193 gene encoding uncharacterized protein, which produces MLTCKAPVKESSHHFAPPFTVSIMCHQYINIKLWLYIHAYMTLHTSPAKIITQSQSPMASSLRAHVLAVLVLVSVGVAMGRPMRSNLGLGLGLSANGGLGIGLDLGLGGSGSASNSGEGSGYSAWSGQNGGSHTAYGSGSGTGNGFGYGSSSSNGGSASGCGSGTSSCPGSSSGSGSVGLGTSINAGVGVGSNGGTKGGSDCNTGTGSSQGSRIGSGYGSGSSQGSRGHQSYGVVSGSGVSSGIGSGSGNIGKNGACSSCGSGSDVVDGSSSNSNSGSASSSNSIGGSGSNAGSYSNSGAGSGSSIGSGFDASGSGSVSMSGSSSSSSAGSSGAGAFGASGSGSSSNSGSMSGANSGTDAIGASSSGSNSMSGSGSSSSSNSGTVSGANSGADSSSDAFGASGSGSNSMSGSGSSSNSNSASGSSSGSTGSNSGASAWSGSGSNSGTLSGAGSSSWSTSTSGSNSGSWFGPGQGLGPGTRPGSGTGVGGAFGSGYGFGGGSGNGHAGWGKHH; this is translated from the exons ATGCTCACATGTAAAGCGCCCGTGAAGGAATCCAGTCACCATTTTGCACCACCTTTTACAGTAAGCATCATGTGCCACCAATACATTAACATTAAATTGTGGCTATATATACATGCATACATGACACTGCACACATCACCAGCAAAGATCATAACACAGTCACAGTCACCAATGGCCTCGTCCCTTAGAGCtcatgttcttgctgttcttgtacTAGTATCAGTAGGTGTTGCAATGGGTAGGCCAATGAGAAGCAATTTGGGTCTGGGTTTAGGCCTTAGTGCTAATGGTGGCTTGGGCATAGGACTTGATCTTGGGCTAGGTGGATCCGGTTCAGCCTCTAATTCAGGTGAGGGGTCAGGTTATAGTGCCTGGTCTGGTCAAAATGGCGGTTCTCATACTGCATATGGTAGTGGTTCGGGCACAGGCAATGGGTTCGGGTATGGCTCTAGCTCTAGTAACGGGGGATCGGCTTCTGGTTGTGGTTCGGGTACATCATCTTGTCCAGGTTCGAGTTCTGGCTCAGGATCTGTAGGGTTGGGCACATCGATAAATGCTGGTGTTGGTGTCGGCTCAAATGGTGGGACGAAAGGTGGTTCCGACTGTAACACGGGTACCGGATCAAGCCAAGGTTCTAGAATTGGCTCGGGCTATGGGTCTGGGTCAAGTCAAGGTTCACGTGGCCATCAGTCTTATGGTGTTGTCTCGGGTTCGGGTGTATCATCTGGGATCGGTAGTGGGTCCGGTAACATTGGGAAAAATGGTGCGTGCTCATCTTGTGGTTCTGGCTCCGATGTTGTGGATGGTTCCTCGTCGAATTCGAATTCGGGTTCTGCTTCAAGCTCCAACTCCATTGGAGGGTCAGGGTCAAATGCCGGTTCCTACTCAAATTCCGGAGCTGGTTCTGGGTCAAGCATAGGCTCGGGATTTGATGCATCCGGCTCCGGTTCAGTTTCCATGTCTGGGTCAAGTTCAAGTTCATCTGCTGGCTCATCAG GTGCAGGTGCATTCGGTGCCTCAGGAAGTGGCTCGAGTTCTAACTCCGGCTCAATGTCTGGTGCAAACTCGGGCACCGATGCAATCGGTGCATCAAGCAGTGGATCAAACTCCATGTCCGGTTCAGGGTCAAGCTCAAGCTCCAACTCCGGCACCGTGTCGGGTGCCAATTCAGGTGCTGATTCAAGCTCTGATGCATTTGGTGCCTCGGGAAGTGGATCAAACTCCATGTCGGGTTCAGGGTCAAGCTCAAACTCCAACTCTGCATCCGGCTCAAGCTCAG gaTCTACCGGGTCTAATTCTGGCGCGAGTGCTTGGTCCGGCTCGGGCTCAAACTCGGGCACTCTCTCCGGAGCTGGATCGTCCAGTTGGTCCACCTCTACATCTGGGTCAAACTCAGGCTCATGGTTCGGGCCTGGACAAGGGCTTGGTCCTGGGACACGGCCGGGCTCCGGTACGGGCGTTGGAGGAGCGTTTGGATCGGGTTACGGGTTCGGGGGTGGGTCTGGTAACGGACATGCCGGTTGGGGCAAGCACCATTAA